One window from the genome of Rhodopseudomonas sp. P2A-2r encodes:
- a CDS encoding ATP-binding protein, giving the protein MTEARPLHLHTVESVCTALIGGRAIAVGADGKTHSLDNETARAVLAWYFKNRAKWAGNVSVTDAEAIVDAAKVKPPSLAQTKAPTVQKRRSLTLVKVEAHRFGGLHAFSDGGRSPESFVFEPVKPISLLEGWNGSGKTSVLNAIIWCLTGQLLRPQRKPEETEEEFACRIQLDASSPSSEYKLTPVTPLPDTRFPPDLSRERLPLDTWVELTFADEDANKLPPVRRTQKRTPKGAVDETAADIASLGIDPIAAKIGTTIPGLLPFIQIGSVSEFGQAIAQLTGLADLVDLAKHAKRTQERIGKEFTKGRKEEIDGLNNAFRQARNDLQSLIDETPSLKPAGALPDPASAGKLEDELTATEQHFSACKERALEDAKNVLGTDFDPSDKAARDNLENSVSPALQQLSDFGKLSSCARLAGLARLTDEQVDNVEKLIAEINSEAITLAELPWTFARSSRQAAKRTFPKEAGRRLL; this is encoded by the coding sequence ATGACTGAAGCGCGTCCGCTCCATCTGCATACCGTGGAAAGCGTTTGCACTGCTCTGATCGGAGGGCGGGCAATTGCTGTCGGTGCCGATGGCAAAACTCATTCGCTTGACAACGAGACAGCTCGTGCGGTGCTCGCTTGGTATTTCAAGAACCGTGCAAAATGGGCTGGCAATGTTTCTGTTACCGATGCTGAAGCCATCGTGGACGCGGCAAAGGTTAAACCGCCTTCGTTGGCGCAGACTAAGGCTCCAACAGTACAGAAAAGACGCTCACTTACCCTGGTAAAGGTCGAGGCACACCGCTTTGGCGGCCTGCACGCCTTCAGCGACGGCGGCCGGTCACCTGAAAGTTTTGTCTTCGAACCCGTGAAGCCAATCTCACTGCTGGAAGGCTGGAATGGATCGGGGAAAACGTCTGTTCTTAACGCCATTATTTGGTGTCTGACCGGACAACTGCTCCGCCCACAGCGCAAGCCTGAAGAGACCGAAGAGGAGTTTGCGTGTCGAATTCAGCTCGACGCGTCAAGCCCATCGAGTGAGTACAAACTGACGCCAGTTACCCCACTACCCGACACGCGCTTTCCGCCAGACTTATCGCGCGAACGGTTGCCTCTCGATACGTGGGTCGAACTCACCTTTGCCGATGAGGACGCGAACAAGCTACCTCCTGTTCGCAGGACACAGAAGCGCACGCCCAAGGGCGCTGTCGATGAGACAGCGGCGGATATCGCGTCGTTGGGTATCGATCCGATCGCAGCAAAGATCGGCACAACGATACCTGGGCTACTACCATTTATCCAGATCGGTTCGGTTTCTGAATTCGGACAGGCAATTGCCCAACTTACGGGACTTGCTGATTTGGTTGATCTTGCGAAGCATGCAAAGAGGACGCAGGAACGCATCGGCAAGGAATTCACGAAGGGCCGGAAGGAAGAGATAGATGGTCTGAACAACGCGTTCAGGCAAGCCCGGAATGATCTTCAGAGTCTGATCGACGAGACGCCGAGCCTGAAACCCGCAGGCGCATTGCCCGACCCGGCGAGTGCCGGAAAACTCGAAGACGAATTGACAGCTACCGAGCAACATTTTTCTGCCTGTAAAGAGCGTGCTTTAGAGGATGCGAAGAACGTTCTTGGAACCGACTTCGATCCCTCGGATAAGGCGGCACGGGACAACCTTGAGAACAGTGTGTCGCCTGCGCTTCAACAGTTGAGCGATTTTGGAAAGCTTTCCAGTTGCGCGAGGTTAGCAGGCCTGGCCCGGCTCACAGACGAACAGGTCGACAACGTCGAGAAACTCATTGCTGAAATTAACAGCGAAGCGATCACCCTTGCCGAACTACCTTGGACGTTTGCGCGGTCTAGTCGGCAAGCCGCCAAACGAACTTTTCCGAAGGAAGCTGGTCGTCGACTTCTGTAA
- a CDS encoding calcium-binding protein — protein MDIGQPAPGVGSPITFTWVGTSTSVYNGSIYGNDVFEMVSGSGWGFDAVGETTVLYSGGQSYIWANGGTGVIKFGQGITADDIILQSGDTNLVIRVRGTDDEIVIYQGLTVNEWGVSSAINQLRFSDGSTMDIGQPAPGVGSPITFTWTGSPGSAINGSSFGINIFEMGSGVETFGTAGSENGSSGNDTYIASRDTGEAHIYANGAVGPTNELVFDGGITDENLWFLQSGNDLKIDVLGSASNITIHNWYVGSSTQLDDVAAGGLKIDSQISQLVQAMATYSANNPGFDPTSSSIHELPSDSGLQNAVAAAWHA, from the coding sequence ATGGACATCGGGCAGCCTGCGCCTGGAGTCGGATCGCCAATCACGTTCACGTGGGTAGGAACGAGCACTTCGGTATATAACGGCAGCATCTACGGGAATGATGTCTTCGAGATGGTCTCGGGATCCGGCTGGGGATTTGACGCGGTCGGCGAGACGACTGTTCTCTACAGCGGAGGGCAGAGCTATATTTGGGCAAACGGAGGCACCGGTGTCATCAAATTCGGCCAGGGAATAACGGCCGACGATATCATACTTCAGTCGGGAGACACGAACCTTGTCATCCGCGTGCGAGGCACCGACGACGAAATTGTGATCTATCAAGGCTTGACGGTGAATGAGTGGGGAGTATCGAGCGCGATCAATCAACTCAGGTTTAGCGACGGTAGCACGATGGACATCGGGCAGCCCGCGCCGGGCGTGGGCTCACCGATCACGTTCACGTGGACTGGAAGCCCAGGCAGCGCCATAAACGGTAGCAGCTTTGGCATCAATATTTTCGAGATGGGCTCCGGAGTCGAAACGTTTGGTACCGCTGGGAGTGAGAATGGCAGCAGCGGAAATGATACGTACATCGCGTCGCGAGATACCGGTGAAGCTCACATCTATGCAAACGGAGCTGTCGGCCCTACAAACGAGCTTGTTTTCGATGGCGGCATCACCGATGAAAATCTTTGGTTCCTGCAATCAGGCAACGATTTGAAAATCGATGTGTTGGGAAGTGCTTCCAACATCACCATCCATAACTGGTACGTAGGAAGCTCTACTCAACTGGATGACGTTGCAGCCGGAGGCCTAAAGATAGACAGTCAAATATCTCAATTGGTTCAGGCGATGGCGACGTATTCAGCGAACAACCCTGGTTTCGATCCGACGTCATCCAGCATACACGAGTTGCCGTCTGATTCCGGCTTGCAGAATGCGGTTGCTGCCGCATGGCACGCTTAG
- the tnpB gene encoding IS66 family insertion sequence element accessory protein TnpB (TnpB, as the term is used for proteins encoded by IS66 family insertion elements, is considered an accessory protein, since TnpC, encoded by a neighboring gene, is a DDE family transposase.) yields the protein MIGPTGAVRVMVATRPVDFRKGADGLAALVRESMAADPFSGAVYVFRAKRADRIKLVYWDGTGLCLFAKRLEDGIFRWPKIEDGVIHLSAAQLSALLEGLDWRRVHAARETVTPAQPG from the coding sequence GTGATCGGCCCGACGGGCGCGGTCCGGGTGATGGTGGCGACCAGGCCTGTGGACTTCCGCAAGGGCGCCGATGGGTTGGCGGCCCTGGTGCGGGAGAGCATGGCGGCGGATCCGTTCTCGGGCGCGGTCTACGTGTTCCGTGCCAAGCGCGCGGATCGGATCAAGCTGGTGTATTGGGATGGCACGGGTCTGTGCCTGTTCGCCAAGCGGCTGGAGGACGGCATCTTCCGCTGGCCGAAGATCGAAGATGGCGTGATCCATTTGTCGGCCGCGCAATTGTCGGCGCTGCTCGAAGGGTTGGATTGGCGGCGTGTCCACGCGGCGCGCGAGACGGTGACGCCGGCACAGCCCGGCTAA
- the tnpC gene encoding IS66 family transposase yields MPRDALPDDSETLKAMLLAERVQNERLRQIIRDLQRHQFGRRAETLPEDQMQLGLEDVEQAAARDVAEAEQATPAARQAGAAKRRANRGALPAHLPRIETTIDIDDKTCRCCQGALHRIGEDKSERLDIVPAKFRVLVTIRPKYACRQCEDGVVQAPVPARLIEGGLPTEATIAQVLVSKYADHLPLYRQAQIYGRQGVNLDRSTLADWVGHAAWHLRPLHQRLLDKLRERPKLFADETTLPVLDPGRGRTKTGQLWAYAADDRPWNGSEPPGVAYVYAPDRKAERPIAHLDSFRGILQVDGYAGYRRLAERGDVQLAFCWVHVRRNFYKLATPGPAPIASEALQRIAALYAIENDIRGRTAEERRTVRQQKSRSLVDALESWLRAKLGLISQKGKLAEAIRYALSRWEGLTRFLDDGRIELDNNAVERSIRPITLNRKNALFAGSDGGAEHWATIASLIETCKLNDIDPLGYLTDVLTRIASGHPNRDIDALLPWAYQKQDLRAVA; encoded by the coding sequence ATGCCGCGCGACGCATTGCCCGATGATTCCGAGACCTTGAAAGCGATGCTGCTCGCCGAGCGGGTGCAGAACGAACGGCTGCGTCAGATCATCAGGGACCTGCAGCGCCACCAGTTTGGCCGCCGGGCGGAGACGCTGCCCGAGGACCAGATGCAGCTCGGTTTGGAAGACGTCGAGCAGGCGGCGGCGCGTGACGTCGCGGAAGCTGAGCAGGCGACACCGGCCGCACGACAGGCCGGAGCTGCGAAGCGTCGGGCCAATCGCGGCGCGCTGCCGGCGCATCTGCCGCGGATCGAGACCACCATCGATATCGACGACAAGACCTGCCGCTGCTGCCAGGGCGCGTTGCACCGGATCGGCGAAGACAAGAGCGAGCGGCTGGATATCGTGCCGGCGAAGTTCCGGGTGCTGGTCACGATCCGGCCGAAATACGCTTGTCGCCAATGTGAGGATGGCGTCGTGCAGGCCCCAGTGCCGGCGCGGCTGATCGAGGGTGGGCTTCCGACCGAAGCCACCATCGCCCAGGTGCTGGTCTCCAAATATGCGGATCATCTGCCGCTGTATCGGCAGGCCCAGATCTATGGCCGCCAGGGCGTCAACCTAGACCGCTCGACGCTGGCAGACTGGGTGGGCCATGCCGCCTGGCATCTGCGTCCGCTGCACCAACGCCTGCTCGACAAGCTCAGAGAGCGGCCAAAACTGTTTGCCGATGAGACGACGTTGCCGGTACTGGATCCTGGTCGTGGTCGCACCAAGACCGGGCAGTTGTGGGCCTATGCCGCCGACGACCGGCCATGGAACGGATCCGAGCCGCCAGGCGTGGCCTATGTCTACGCGCCGGACCGCAAGGCCGAGCGGCCGATCGCCCATCTCGACAGCTTCAGGGGCATCTTGCAGGTCGATGGCTATGCCGGCTACCGCCGGCTGGCCGAGCGCGGCGACGTGCAGCTGGCGTTCTGCTGGGTCCATGTGCGGCGCAACTTCTACAAGCTCGCCACACCCGGACCTGCGCCGATCGCCAGCGAAGCGCTGCAGCGCATCGCCGCGCTCTATGCGATCGAGAACGACATCCGCGGCCGCACCGCCGAGGAGCGTCGGACCGTGCGGCAGCAGAAAAGCCGCTCGCTGGTCGACGCATTGGAGAGTTGGCTGCGCGCAAAACTCGGGCTGATCAGCCAGAAGGGCAAGCTCGCCGAGGCAATCCGCTATGCGCTGTCGCGCTGGGAGGGCCTCACCCGCTTCCTCGACGATGGCCGCATCGAACTCGACAACAACGCCGTCGAGCGTTCTATCCGCCCGATCACACTGAACCGGAAAAATGCCTTGTTCGCGGGCTCCGACGGAGGTGCCGAGCACTGGGCCACCATCGCCTCGCTGATCGAGACCTGTAAACTCAATGATATCGATCCGCTCGGCTACCTGACAGACGTCCTTACCAGGATCGCCAGCGGTCATCCCAACCGCGACATCGACGCGCTCTTGCCGTGGGCCTACCAAAAGCAAGACCTCAGAGCCGTGGCCTGA
- a CDS encoding calcium-binding protein — protein MDIGQPAPGVGSPITFTWVGTSTSVYNGSIYGNDVFEMVSGSGWGFDAVGETTVLYSGGQSYIWANGGTGVIKFGQGITADDIILQSGDTNLVIRVRGTDDEIVIYQGLTVNEWGVSSAINQLRFSDGSTMDIGQPAPGVGSPITFTWVGTSTSVYNGSTYGNDVFEMVSGSGWGFDAVGETTVLYSGGQSYIWANGGTGIIKFGQGITAGDIILQSGDTNLVIRVRGTDDEIVIYQGLTVNEWGVSSAIRQLQFSDGSTMDIGQPAPGVGSPITFTWLEAGSGSSYGNNVFELSPGANLTFNSENSGQNTVVFGGGQNSINPNGSAGIIRFGAGISAADILLQSDGSDLVILVRGTEDSIRVGGDLAMNDWGCPARFGSSSSTMVVPWTSGSLRLESDRQSRSRG, from the coding sequence ATGGACATCGGGCAGCCTGCGCCTGGAGTCGGATCGCCAATCACGTTCACGTGGGTAGGAACGAGCACTTCGGTATATAACGGCAGCATCTACGGGAATGATGTCTTCGAGATGGTCTCGGGATCCGGCTGGGGATTTGACGCGGTCGGCGAGACGACTGTTCTCTACAGCGGAGGGCAGAGCTATATTTGGGCAAACGGAGGCACCGGTGTCATCAAATTCGGCCAGGGAATAACGGCCGACGATATCATACTTCAGTCGGGAGACACGAACCTTGTCATCCGCGTGCGAGGCACCGACGACGAAATTGTGATCTATCAAGGCTTGACGGTGAATGAGTGGGGAGTATCGAGCGCGATCAATCAACTCAGGTTTAGCGACGGTAGCACGATGGACATCGGGCAGCCCGCGCCTGGAGTCGGATCGCCGATTACATTTACCTGGGTCGGAACAAGCACGTCAGTCTACAACGGAAGCACTTACGGAAACGATGTCTTCGAGATGGTTTCAGGGTCTGGCTGGGGTTTCGACGCGGTCGGCGAGACGACTGTTCTCTACAGTGGAGGACAGAGCTATATCTGGGCAAATGGCGGCACCGGTATCATCAAATTCGGCCAGGGAATAACGGCAGGCGATATTATACTTCAGTCGGGAGACACGAACCTTGTCATCCGCGTGCGAGGCACCGACGACGAAATTGTGATCTATCAAGGCCTGACGGTGAACGAGTGGGGAGTATCGAGCGCGATCCGGCAGTTGCAGTTCAGCGACGGTAGCACGATGGATATCGGGCAGCCTGCGCCTGGAGTCGGATCGCCAATCACGTTCACGTGGCTAGAGGCCGGTAGCGGAAGCAGCTACGGGAACAATGTATTTGAGCTGTCTCCTGGAGCAAACCTCACATTCAACAGTGAGAATAGCGGCCAGAACACCGTCGTGTTTGGCGGAGGTCAGAACAGCATCAATCCAAATGGCTCCGCAGGCATCATCCGATTCGGCGCCGGAATATCGGCCGCCGATATTTTGCTTCAGTCGGACGGCTCGGATCTGGTGATCCTTGTGCGGGGGACCGAGGACAGCATCCGTGTCGGCGGAGATCTGGCGATGAACGACTGGGGGTGTCCAGCGCGATTCGGCAGCTCAAGTTCAACGATGGTAGTACCATGGACATCGGGCAGCCTGCGCCTGGAGTCGGATCGCCAATCACGTTCACGTGGGTAG
- a CDS encoding recombinase family protein encodes MAHIKRVALYLRVSTHDQRTENQLRELTEVASRAGWNVVATFTDTGISGAKGRKDRPGYDKLLNAITRREVDLVAAWSVDRLGRSLTDLLSFLGEIHAKGCDLYLHQQGLDTSTPAGRAMFQMMGVFAEFERAIIRERVMVGLA; translated from the coding sequence GTGGCGCATATCAAGCGCGTGGCGCTCTACCTGAGGGTATCGACGCACGATCAACGTACAGAAAATCAGCTTCGTGAGCTTACCGAAGTCGCAAGTCGGGCGGGTTGGAATGTCGTAGCGACATTCACCGATACGGGCATATCTGGCGCTAAAGGCCGAAAGGATCGCCCTGGGTACGATAAACTACTCAACGCAATCACTCGGCGCGAAGTCGACCTCGTCGCCGCATGGTCGGTCGACCGGCTGGGGAGATCCCTGACTGACCTATTATCGTTCCTCGGCGAAATTCACGCAAAGGGATGCGACCTATACCTGCATCAGCAAGGCCTCGACACAAGTACGCCTGCTGGTCGCGCAATGTTCCAGATGATGGGCGTCTTTGCCGAGTTCGAGCGCGCAATTATTAGGGAGCGGGTCATGGTGGGTTTGGCGTAA
- the tnpA gene encoding IS66-like element accessory protein TnpA, protein MDTVDSAITKPVRRLEVFTGAGRRRTWSAEDKARVVAEIEASGDSVSGVARRHGLSPQQLFGWRRRVREAQAVVSKDDEPRFVPAVVTAALCETAGSRQRKARRQQRDEPLGGMIEVAIDGVTVRIGAGAPSDTIAAVLRALKAGA, encoded by the coding sequence ATGGACACAGTGGATAGTGCTATCACCAAGCCGGTTCGGCGACTGGAGGTGTTCACCGGTGCGGGGCGCCGGCGGACGTGGAGCGCCGAGGACAAGGCGCGGGTCGTTGCGGAGATCGAAGCCAGTGGCGACTCTGTTTCCGGCGTGGCGCGGCGGCACGGATTGTCACCGCAGCAATTGTTTGGCTGGCGCCGGCGAGTCAGGGAAGCTCAGGCGGTCGTTTCCAAGGATGATGAACCACGGTTCGTCCCGGCGGTGGTTACCGCGGCACTGTGCGAGACTGCGGGATCTCGACAGCGCAAGGCGCGGCGGCAGCAGCGGGACGAACCGCTTGGCGGAATGATCGAGGTTGCGATCGACGGCGTGACGGTGCGCATCGGCGCGGGCGCTCCGTCGGACACCATCGCCGCGGTGTTGCGGGCGCTGAAAGCCGGAGCGTGA
- a CDS encoding calcium-binding protein, with translation MAALDPLGSILSILVGDIILQADNSDLLVLIRGADDLIRVVNGLTVNEWGVSSAINQLRFSDGSTMDIGQPAPGVGSPITFTWVGTSTSVYNGSTYGNDVFEMVSGSGWGFDAVGETTVLYSGGQSYIWANGGTGIIKFGQGITAGDIILQSGDTNLVIRVRGTDDEIVIYQGLTVNEWGVSSAIRQLQFSDGSTMDIGQPAPGVGSPITFTWLEAGSGSSYGNNVFELSPGANLTFNSENSGQNTVVFGGGQNSINPNGSAGIIRFGAGISAADILLQSDGSDLVILVRGTEDSIRVGGDLAMNDWGCPARFGSSSSTMVVPWTSGSLRLESDRQSRSRG, from the coding sequence ATGGCGGCACTGGATCCGTTAGGTTCGATTCTGTCCATCCTAGTCGGCGACATTATATTGCAGGCGGATAATTCGGATCTTTTGGTTCTGATTAGGGGCGCCGACGATCTTATCCGGGTAGTCAACGGCTTGACGGTGAATGAGTGGGGAGTATCGAGCGCGATCAATCAACTCAGGTTTAGCGACGGTAGCACGATGGACATCGGGCAGCCCGCGCCTGGAGTCGGATCGCCGATTACATTTACCTGGGTCGGAACAAGCACGTCAGTCTACAACGGAAGCACTTACGGAAACGATGTCTTCGAGATGGTTTCAGGGTCTGGCTGGGGTTTCGACGCGGTCGGCGAGACGACTGTTCTCTACAGTGGAGGACAGAGCTATATCTGGGCAAATGGCGGCACCGGTATCATCAAATTCGGCCAGGGAATAACGGCAGGCGATATTATACTTCAGTCGGGAGACACGAACCTTGTCATCCGCGTGCGAGGCACCGACGACGAAATTGTGATCTATCAAGGCCTGACGGTGAACGAGTGGGGAGTATCGAGCGCGATCCGGCAGTTGCAGTTCAGCGACGGTAGCACGATGGATATCGGGCAGCCTGCGCCTGGAGTCGGATCGCCAATCACGTTCACGTGGCTAGAGGCCGGTAGCGGAAGCAGCTACGGGAACAATGTATTTGAGCTGTCTCCTGGAGCAAACCTCACATTCAACAGTGAGAATAGCGGCCAGAACACCGTCGTGTTTGGCGGAGGTCAGAACAGCATCAATCCAAATGGCTCCGCAGGCATCATCCGATTCGGCGCCGGAATATCGGCCGCCGATATTTTGCTTCAGTCGGACGGCTCGGATCTGGTGATCCTTGTGCGGGGGACCGAGGACAGCATCCGTGTCGGCGGAGATCTGGCGATGAACGACTGGGGGTGTCCAGCGCGATTCGGCAGCTCAAGTTCAACGATGGTAGTACCATGGACATCGGGCAGCCTGCGCCTGGAGTCGGATCGCCAATCACGTTCACGTGGGTAG